The Persephonella sp. region CAAGCACAGCAGCTCCAACAACGATCTGGGACTCGGTTGTTCTTTCTTTGCCTAAATCTTTCAGCACCCTGACGGTTATCCCGATACTCGTTGCTGTGAGTGTCCCCCCTATAAATAAAGATGTAACAAGAGGCAGTTCAAACATGTAATAACTGATCATAAAACCCCCTAAAAATGGAACAATAGCCCCAAACAGAGCAACAGTTACAGATTTCATTCCTTCCTTTTGGAGTTTCTTTATATCTGTCTCAAGTCCTACCTCAAAGAGAAGCAGTATTATACCCACCTCTGCAAGTATTTTTATAATCTCGTTTACTTCAACTATTCCAAGTAAGCTGGGTCCTATTACAATCCCTGCAAAAACCTCTCCTAATACAGGAGGTATCTTCATATACGAGAAAATCTCAGCAAATATCCTTGCAGACACAAGAATAATTAAAAGGCTCAAAATAAACTCATGCATTTCCATGTTTTACTGATCTCCTGAGTGTTTTTGAAAATTAAAAAAAGGAGGTCTATTTCCAGCTTTCCTCCCCTGTAGTGAACACCTCTTTTTTCCATATAGGTGCTCTTGCTTTTGTTTCATCTACGATGTATCTACAGGCTTCAAATGCTTCCTGTCTGTGTCCTGCCCAGACTACAACAAGAAATGACGGCACAAGAACAGGAACCACACCTGTTCTGTGATGGACAACAGCATGTTTTATACCAAACTGTTCTTTTGCCTCCTTTATTATCTCTCTTATAACCTTTTCTGCCATTGATGTGTATGCTTCATAATGAAGTTCTTTAATGTCTCCATCTTCAGGTGCAGATCTGGGAATTCCCAAGAATATATCAACAGCCCCACATGTTTTATCCCTGTAGCTGTTTAGAACCTCGTTTATATCAAACCATTTTTCGCCTATGTAAACCTCAGGTATGCCCATTTTACCCCTCTAACATTGTTTTCCCTTTTCTATGTATTTATCAAACTTGAGTTTCTCGTAGCACCCAGAGCCAAGATAATCAAGAATGTTTATAAAGTCCTTCTTTGGTATGAATCCCGGCTGGTAAAACAGAACTTTAAAGTTATCTTTTGGATCAAAAACTACTATTGTAGGATATCCTGTAACCTTATAAACGAGAGCAAGAGCAGACTCTTCCATCTTTTCTTTTGTTTCAGGGTCTATAACCATTCTGTCCCCGTTAACATCAATAATGGCTATATTTACATTGTTCTTTATCTTTTTTTCCTTAAAATCTGGCTGGCTTAAGACCTCTCTGTGAAGTTTCTCACAATACCTGCAGTTTTCTGATTCAAAGATAAGTATAAGAAATTTTTTGTTTTTTATAGCATCTTCAATTATAGGATTTGGATCGACAGCGAATTTATCAGATTTCTTTCCTTTTTCTTCACAACCGATAATTCCAAAAATAAAGATTAATAAAAGTAACGAACTTAATACTTTTCTCATTTTCCCACCTCAAGACAGTTTTTTTAGAGCCTCTTTTATTCTTCTCATCCCTTCTTTTATATTGTCCATTGATGTTGCGTAAGATAATCTTATGTAACCTTCCTTCCCGAAAGCAGACCCGGGAACAACAGCAACTTTTGCCTCCTCAAGAAGATAAGCTGTCAGATCAATATCATTTTTTATATCCCCTTTTATGTATGCAGAGATATTTGGAAATACATAAAAAGCCCCTTTTGGAATAGGGCATGTAATACCCTCAATTGAAAGAAACTCATTCACGACATAATCTCTCCTCTTTTTGAACTCTTCTTTCATCATTGCTGGGAATTTTCCTTTGTCCTCAAGTGCTGCCAGTCCACCGTATTGGGCGAAAGATGTTGGATTGGAGATTGTCTGGGACTGGATAATTGATAGCTTTTTAATGTGGTCTTCCGGTGCTGCTACCCAACCAAGCCTCCAGCCTGTCATTGAGTAGGCTTTAGAAAATGCGTTAACTGTGAATGTTATATCCCTGACCTCTTTACCTAAAGAAGCTATACTGACATGTTCTTCCTCATAACAAAACTCCTCATAACATTCGTCAGAAATAATCAAAATGTCGTTCTTAAGGCATATTTCTGCTATCTTTTCAAGCTCACTTCGGGGAATGACCGCACCTGTTGGGTTTGAAGGTGTGTTTATTACAATAGCTTTAGTTTTTTCTGTTATACCGCTTTTAACTATATCGGCAGTAAGAATAAAACCGTTTTCTTCCGTTGTTTCAACTATAACAGGTTTACCGTCGCAAAGTTTTATCTGTTCTGTGTAAGAAACCCAGTAAGGAGCAGGAACTATCACCTCATCCCCGGGATTTAAAATAACAGCAAATATCTCATATAGTCCCATTTTTGCTCCCGGTGTGACGATAACTTCTGAAGGTTTGTAATCGATACCGTTTTTTTCTTTTAGTCTTTTGGCTATACCTTCCCTCAACTCAGGTATTCCTGCAGATGGAGTGTATTTTGTTTTTCCTTCTTTCAGGGCTTTTATTGCCGCTTCTTTTACAAAATCAGGAGTATCAAAATCTGGCTCCCCTGCCCCAAAACCAATAATATCTATTCCTTTTTTTCTCATTTCTGCGGCTTTTGCTGTTATAACGAGGGTCTGTGAGGGTTTTACCCTCAAAACTCTATCAGAGAATTTCATTCTTTCCTCCTGATAATGTTTGTCATTCAATATTTTATCCTAAAATTTGAATAAACATTCTTTTAATATAACTATCTTCCCGTTTTCTGTCTCAAATTCCCTGTTTTCTTCAGCAAAATCTCTCAGAACATATCCAAGACCATAGCTTTTGTCAGGTGTTAAAGAGGTGATAGTTCCTACTGCTTTTCGGTTAAACAGTATTTTTTTGTTTTCCCTTAAATTTCCGTCAGTTTTAAAAAGAACAAGGGTTCTCGGGGGTCTTCCCCTGAAATACACCCTTGCGATAGTCTCCTGTCCAACATAGCAACCCTTTTCAAGGCTAAAAGCATGCAGTATGTTTGCCTCAAGGGGGTGGAAGCCTTTTTTCAGTTCTTTTCCAATCTTTGGGATACAGTTTTTTATCCTGAGCTGCTCTAAACCTTTTTCATCAATCTTTTTAAACTGCTGAAGTTTTTGCACTACATCTTCAACATTACCAAAAATCTCATATGTTCCTTTTCCTATCCTGAGGGGATTTTTTGCGACATACATGTTTTCTTTTTTCATAAAACTAAAATCTTCAGGAATTTCAAATCCTATATCTTCTAAAAAATTTTGAGCCCTTTCACCAGAAATAATCAGATGCCTGTATTTTAAAGGTTCAAAATACACTTTGAGAGAAAGTTTTAGTCTGCTCAGCTCTGTTATAAGTTCTTCAGGGTTCTTGTTTGTGTCAAGGATAAAAAAACCCTCATCACGGTAAACAAAAAAGTCGTCAACAGGTTCGCCACTTCCGGTTAAACGGAGATTGTAGTTAAAATGTCCCTTTTTTAGACCTTTGATGTCATTTGTTAAAAGGTTGTGGAGAAACAATATATCATCAGTATCTGAAATATTTTTTAACTTGATTTTGCTTTTTTCTCCATAAACTTTTATTTTAAACCTGTTTAACTCTGCCCAGAACATAGACTACCTCCTAAAAAATTTCCTGATATATTCTATTTCTGGTGAAATAAAACTTTTATGAGATAGGTTGTGTTGATGGTAAAAAAAGAAAGGATTGATAAGATTCTTGTTGAAAAGGGGCTTGTTGAAAGCAGGGAAAAAGCCCAGAGACTTATTATGGCAGGCGTTGTTTTTGTTGATGGAGAGAGGGTTGATAAACCGGGAACAAAAGTAAAAACCGATGTCAAAATCCACATAAAAGAAAAAGAAAAGTATGTTTCCAGAGGCGGATACAAACTTGAAAAAGGGATAAGAGTTTTTAAACCTGATATAAAAGGAAAAATCTGTATTGATATAGGCTCATCAACAGGAGGTTTTACAGATTGCCTCCTACAGCATGGGGCAAAAAAGGTATATGCTGTTGATGTTGGAACACACCAGTTACACGAAAAGCTAAGAAAAGATCCAAGGGTTGTTTTGCTTGAGAAAACAAATGCAAGGTATCTCACAAAAAAAGAAATACCTGAGAATATACAGTTTTTTGTTTCTGATGTTTCTTTTATATCTATTCTGAAAATACTTCCAAACATATGCGATCTTATTGAAGACGGGGCTGAAGGGATAATACTTATAAAACCACAATTTGAGCTTTCAAAAAAAGAGGTAAAAGGAGGGGTTGTTAAAGATCCTGATCTCCACAGAAAAGCGATTAAAAAAGTAATTCAGGGACTTGAGGAGAACTGTTACTGTGTGAAAGATATCACATTTTCAGAAACATGGGGACCTGAAGGAAATATAGAGTTTCTTGCTTATCTGGTGAAAAAAGATGACACCAGTCAATGCACAGGAAAAATAACAGATGAGAAAATAGATAATGTGGTAAAAAAAGCCCATGAAAAATTCATTAGTAAATGATTATCCTCATAGAAATTGCTTTTGTGAAGAATAATAACTATCTTATGTAGGAGAAAAAAATAAAAAGGGTATGAAATGGAAGTTTTAGACTACCACAAGCTAAAAATCTTTAAGACTGTTGCAGACACAAGAAGTTTTTCAAAAGCTGCAGAGCTTTTGTTTCTTTCTCAGCCGACAGTAACTTTGCAGATAAAAAAAATAGAGAACTATCTGGGAATAACACTATTTAAAAGGGAAAAAAAGGGTGTTGTTCTGACAGAGGAAGGAAAACTTCTTTACCAGTACGCATCTAAAATTCTTGATGACTACAGCCTTCTTGAGGAAGGTCTTTCAAATCTAAGGGAAAATCTCCAGAGAAATCTCAGAATAGGTGCAAGCACAACTATAGGAGATTTTCTTCTTCCTGATATTCTTCCTGATTTTATAAAGAATAAAGGAGACATAAAGGTAAATCTTTTTGTTGGAAATTCCAAAGAGATTGAAGAAGGAATACTATCAAAAACTTTCTACATAGGGCTGATAGAAGATGAAGTCCATTCAAATAAGTATGAAAAGTTTGAGTTTTTTTCTGATGAGATTATACTGATTGCTTCTAAAAATACAAACATTCCTGATGTTATAGAACCTGAAAATCTAAAAAAATACAAGTTTGTATTCAGAGAACAAGGTTCAGGAACAAGAAATATCATTGAGAAAAAACTTGAAAAGAAAGGTGTAAGAATAAAGGCTGATATTGAGATAAGCAGTAGTAAGGCGATAGCGAGATTTGTCGCAAACTCAGATTATTTATCTTTTGTATCAAGACTAGTGGTAAAAAATCTTTTAGGTGTTCATCTAAAAGAGGTAAAAATTAAAGGTATTAAATTTACAAGAAAGTTTTACTGTATAACCCAGAAAAACATCAGACTTCCAAAGTTGGATAGAGAGTTTATAAATTACCTCATAAGCATTGAGTAACAAGCCTTAAACCTGATTTGTCAAAAAACTGCTTGACTTTTTGTAATTTCTTATTAATAATAAATATTGTTATTGTTATCGTTCACCACCACTCTCCCCCTTTCTCGTGGGCCCCTGCGGGCTCGCTTTTTTTAAATAACACCGCTTTTGAGTATGTCATGCATATGAACAAGTCCTATAGGTTTTCCTTCCTCAACTACAGGAAGAACGGTTATGTTAAATTTTTCCATTATTTCAAGAGCCTCAACCACAAGGATCTCTTTTGTTATTTTTTTTGGATTTTCTGTCATTGCATCATCGGTTCTGCTTTTGTCTATACTTCCCCCTTTTTTGATAAATCTTCTAAGATCCCCGTCTGTTATTATCCCAACAAGGTTATTATCCCCGTTAACAACAAGGGAAGCACCAAATCCTTTTTCTGACATCACAACAACAGTTTCCTTAAGAGGTGTGTCAGGTTTTACAATAGGAAGTTCGTCCCCTGTGTGCATTATTTCATAAACCCTCATCAGCTTTTTGCCTAATGATCCTCCCGGGTGAAATCTGGCAAAATCTTCAGCTGTAAAGCCTCTTAGCTCAAGAAGAGCTACAGCAAGGGCATCTCCCAGAGCAAGTGTTGATGTTGATGATGAAGTAGGAGCGAGATTAAGTGGACATGCTTCTTTCTTCACATTTAAAAAAAGATGAACGTCGCTCTCTTTTGCAAGGGAGGAATTTGGATTATTTGTTATAGAGATAACTTTATATCCCCACCTCTTTATTGTTGGAATTATAGCAAGAAGTTCCGGTGTTTCCCCGCTGTTTGATATGGCAAGGATCACATCGCCTTTTGAGATCATTCCAAGATCTCCGTGTATCGCTTCTGCAGGGTGAAGGAAAAAAGAGGGAGTTCCTGTTGATGCAAGAGTTGCTGCTATCTTTTGTCCTATATGTCCAGATTTTCCCATTCCTGTAACTATCACTTTACCCTGAGCATTTAGCATAAGCTCAACGGCTTTGTTAAAGCTGTCGTCTAACGCTGATATAAGATCCTGTATCGCATTTTTTTCTTCTATTAATACCCTTTTACCTATCTCAACAGCTTTAAGTTCCTTCAGATTCAATCTTTTCTTCTCCTCCATTTTTGAAACCGCACCCTTCACAAGGAAGTTTTTTGTAAATACCCAGCTTATCAAGCTGATCAAAACTATAAGTTACAATCTCCCCAAGATCAGATATGAATGTAATCTCCTCTTTTATAAAATCATACCCTTTTACCCTGAAGGTTTTTCCGTCAATTACAACCTCACTGTCTATTTCAGGAAGATTTTTTCTAATTGAGTAGTTGTCAATCTCAAAGGCAAGACAGCACATCAGTCTTCCGCAAATCCCTGTAAATTTTGATGGTGTAGGAGGGAGATTTTGCTCCTCAAGCATCTCAACATTAACAGTATCAAACCTGTCTATAAACAAAGAGCAACAGCATTGATTTCCGCAAATCCCTATCGCTCCTGCCATCTGAACCCCGTCCCTAACGCCAACCTGCCTCATCTCTATTCTCATTCTTAATTTTTTTGCAAGTTCCTTAACAAGCTGTCTGAAGTCGACGCGACCTTCTGAAACATAGTAAAAAAGTATTTTTGATCTGTTTAGGGGAATGTAGGATTTAAGAAGGTTCATCTTTAGTCCTAGATTTTCAGCCAGCTTTTTACACAGATTTAGAGCTTTTTCAGCCTCTTTTTCATGTTTATCAAATATTTCTATATCCTTCTTTGTTGCTTTTCTCAAAAATTTGTAAGTAGATGGATTATCAGGATCAGGAACAGACCTTCCAACCACAAGAACAAGTTCCTCACCTTTTTCTGTCTCAACAACGACAAAATCCCCTTTTTGGATATTTTCAGGAACATTATCAAGATCGCTGAATTTATGTGTATCTAAAAATCTAATTCTCACAGTTTTTGTATCTATAGAAACCATTTTATCCTCCTGTTTTTAGATTGAAATACATTCCTTCAACTGCTAATTTTTTCTTTACACCTTTTGATATAGATTTCCTTAGCTCCTGATTTTCCTTAATAAATCTATCATAAAAGTCAGGGCTTATATCCCCTTTTAATGTCTTTTTATAAAGTATCTTCTCAACAATATCCAGTATCCTGTTTATATCTTCCTGATCAAGTTTATCAAATATCTCTCCCAGAGTAATAATTCCTTCAGGGTGTAGCTCGTTTAGGGAAAGTATTGTATACAGATCTTTTGCATATTTAAAAAGATTAGGTTTTTTGAGCATTGTTTCAGGTATGCACATACTTCCATCTGAAAGTGCCACCGCTGTTTTTAACATTTTTTCGTCCATGCCTTCAAGGGAAAGTATATGTTGTATCTCTTCAGGTTTTAAAGGTCTGAACCTGATTTTTTTGCATCTTGATACGATTGTCGGAAGTAAAAGCTGTTGATTTGATGTTGTAAGTATTATCATGCTGTCAGAGGGCGGTTCTTCAAGTGTTTTCAGCAGGGAGTTTGACGCCTCAACATTCATCTTTTCTGCTTTTTCTATTATTACAACTTTTTTACCTTTTAACCTGAGAAAATCAATAACCGATCTTATCTGATCTATCTTTATCTCTTTTTCAGGAGAAATCAGCATTATGTCAGGGTGTGGGTTCAGATGGGTGTTTTTGTATATGTTGGATATTGTGTTATCTGTAAGCCTGCAACTTTCACAATCACTACAACCAAATCCATATCCTTTTTCGCACAGGAAAGCCCTTGCAGTCAGGAGGGCTATCAGCTTTTTTCCTGTGCAATCCTTTCCCTCAAAGAGAAATGAGTAAGAACTGTAGCCTTTATCTAAAAAAAGTCTTATTATCTTTTTTGTTTCCTCATGTCCTATCACTTTCATGGCAGTTTAGATTATATTCCTGTTTTTTAAAATCTCTATAACCTGCCTGAATATATTTTCAGGAGGTTCAAGTCCATTTAAAACAACAATCCTGTCTTTTTCTTCCTGTGCTATTTTTAAAAATCCAGCCCTTAGTTTTTTATGAAAAACTATCTCCTCTTTTTCTATTCTGTCTTTTTCCCTTGTTTTTTGAATTCTCTTTAAGCCCTCCTCCACAGGAATATCAATCAAAAATGTTATGTCAGGTTTTATACCCTCTGATGCGATGTTGTTAAGTTTCTTCACAAAATCAATGTCTAACTCCCGTGCATACCCCTGATATGCAAGGGTTGAGTCTGTAAATCTGTCGCAGATAACAGTGTAGCCCTGATCAATCTTAGGTTTTATAAGATTGTGGATATGAAAATTTCTGTCAGCTTCATACAGGAAAAGCTCGGCAAGGGGAGGGAAGATCTCATCTGAAGGGGATAGGAGTATCTGTCTTATTTTTTTGCCTGTTTCTGTTCCTCCCGGCTCTTTTGTCAAAATCACCTTTTTGTTTTTTTCAACCAGATAGTTGTGGAGCATAACAGACTGGGTTGATTTTCCTGCCCCTTCTATCCCTTCAAATGTTATAAAGTATCCTCTCATCTTATTCCCTGCTGAATTTAATCAGACAGATTATACAATAATTGAGCAAGATCATACTTATTATAATTTATTGGGATATAATGAAAGGCAAAATAAAATGGAGGTGTAAGTTATGACTCAGGAACAAAAGGAAAAAGTTCAGATAGATAGGGCAAAGGTTGAGGAGGTTCTTGAAAAGATAAGACCTGCTCTCAGATTTGATGGTGGAGATGTTGAGCTTGTTGATATAGGTGAGGACGGAACAGTTTATGTAAGGCTG contains the following coding sequences:
- the tmk gene encoding dTMP kinase produces the protein MRGYFITFEGIEGAGKSTQSVMLHNYLVEKNKKVILTKEPGGTETGKKIRQILLSPSDEIFPPLAELFLYEADRNFHIHNLIKPKIDQGYTVICDRFTDSTLAYQGYARELDIDFVKKLNNIASEGIKPDITFLIDIPVEEGLKRIQKTREKDRIEKEEIVFHKKLRAGFLKIAQEEKDRIVVLNGLEPPENIFRQVIEILKNRNII
- a CDS encoding DNA polymerase III subunit delta'; translation: MKVIGHEETKKIIRLFLDKGYSSYSFLFEGKDCTGKKLIALLTARAFLCEKGYGFGCSDCESCRLTDNTISNIYKNTHLNPHPDIMLISPEKEIKIDQIRSVIDFLRLKGKKVVIIEKAEKMNVEASNSLLKTLEEPPSDSMIILTTSNQQLLLPTIVSRCKKIRFRPLKPEEIQHILSLEGMDEKMLKTAVALSDGSMCIPETMLKKPNLFKYAKDLYTILSLNELHPEGIITLGEIFDKLDQEDINRILDIVEKILYKKTLKGDISPDFYDRFIKENQELRKSISKGVKKKLAVEGMYFNLKTGG
- a CDS encoding pyridoxal phosphate-dependent aminotransferase, which codes for MKFSDRVLRVKPSQTLVITAKAAEMRKKGIDIIGFGAGEPDFDTPDFVKEAAIKALKEGKTKYTPSAGIPELREGIAKRLKEKNGIDYKPSEVIVTPGAKMGLYEIFAVILNPGDEVIVPAPYWVSYTEQIKLCDGKPVIVETTEENGFILTADIVKSGITEKTKAIVINTPSNPTGAVIPRSELEKIAEICLKNDILIISDECYEEFCYEEEHVSIASLGKEVRDITFTVNAFSKAYSMTGWRLGWVAAPEDHIKKLSIIQSQTISNPTSFAQYGGLAALEDKGKFPAMMKEEFKKRRDYVVNEFLSIEGITCPIPKGAFYVFPNISAYIKGDIKNDIDLTAYLLEEAKVAVVPGSAFGKEGYIRLSYATSMDNIKEGMRRIKEALKKLS
- a CDS encoding TlyA family RNA methyltransferase; protein product: MVKKERIDKILVEKGLVESREKAQRLIMAGVVFVDGERVDKPGTKVKTDVKIHIKEKEKYVSRGGYKLEKGIRVFKPDIKGKICIDIGSSTGGFTDCLLQHGAKKVYAVDVGTHQLHEKLRKDPRVVLLEKTNARYLTKKEIPENIQFFVSDVSFISILKILPNICDLIEDGAEGIILIKPQFELSKKEVKGGVVKDPDLHRKAIKKVIQGLEENCYCVKDITFSETWGPEGNIEFLAYLVKKDDTSQCTGKITDEKIDNVVKKAHEKFISK
- a CDS encoding thioredoxin fold domain-containing protein, whose translation is MRKVLSSLLLLIFIFGIIGCEEKGKKSDKFAVDPNPIIEDAIKNKKFLILIFESENCRYCEKLHREVLSQPDFKEKKIKNNVNIAIIDVNGDRMVIDPETKEKMEESALALVYKVTGYPTIVVFDPKDNFKVLFYQPGFIPKKDFINILDYLGSGCYEKLKFDKYIEKGKQC
- a CDS encoding NifU family protein, which encodes MTQEQKEKVQIDRAKVEEVLEKIRPALRFDGGDVELVDIGEDGTVYVRLMGACHGCAMSLVTLKGGIEMKLKEEIPEVKEVVAVNLDQGFGGF
- the ricT gene encoding regulatory iron-sulfur-containing complex subunit RicT, which encodes MVSIDTKTVRIRFLDTHKFSDLDNVPENIQKGDFVVVETEKGEELVLVVGRSVPDPDNPSTYKFLRKATKKDIEIFDKHEKEAEKALNLCKKLAENLGLKMNLLKSYIPLNRSKILFYYVSEGRVDFRQLVKELAKKLRMRIEMRQVGVRDGVQMAGAIGICGNQCCCSLFIDRFDTVNVEMLEEQNLPPTPSKFTGICGRLMCCLAFEIDNYSIRKNLPEIDSEVVIDGKTFRVKGYDFIKEEITFISDLGEIVTYSFDQLDKLGIYKKLPCEGCGFKNGGEEKIESEGT
- a CDS encoding LysR family transcriptional regulator, with translation MEVLDYHKLKIFKTVADTRSFSKAAELLFLSQPTVTLQIKKIENYLGITLFKREKKGVVLTEEGKLLYQYASKILDDYSLLEEGLSNLRENLQRNLRIGASTTIGDFLLPDILPDFIKNKGDIKVNLFVGNSKEIEEGILSKTFYIGLIEDEVHSNKYEKFEFFSDEIILIASKNTNIPDVIEPENLKKYKFVFREQGSGTRNIIEKKLEKKGVRIKADIEISSSKAIARFVANSDYLSFVSRLVVKNLLGVHLKEVKIKGIKFTRKFYCITQKNIRLPKLDREFINYLISIE
- a CDS encoding cation:proton antiporter; the protein is MEMHEFILSLLIILVSARIFAEIFSYMKIPPVLGEVFAGIVIGPSLLGIVEVNEIIKILAEVGIILLLFEVGLETDIKKLQKEGMKSVTVALFGAIVPFLGGFMISYYMFELPLVTSLFIGGTLTATSIGITVRVLKDLGKERTTESQIVVGAAVLDDVIGVILLVILADFALTGQVNLENTIKIIILVAFFFATAPALAAVMSKFIHIYDLKYRKLPGFIPTIIISLILFFSYIAHLFGAPEIIGAFAAGIALSRRFFLPFGIALKADPHFVEKLESQMKPLIYLFTPIFFVTVGLSMNLKEIDFGSSTFW
- a CDS encoding folate-binding protein, giving the protein MFWAELNRFKIKVYGEKSKIKLKNISDTDDILFLHNLLTNDIKGLKKGHFNYNLRLTGSGEPVDDFFVYRDEGFFILDTNKNPEELITELSRLKLSLKVYFEPLKYRHLIISGERAQNFLEDIGFEIPEDFSFMKKENMYVAKNPLRIGKGTYEIFGNVEDVVQKLQQFKKIDEKGLEQLRIKNCIPKIGKELKKGFHPLEANILHAFSLEKGCYVGQETIARVYFRGRPPRTLVLFKTDGNLRENKKILFNRKAVGTITSLTPDKSYGLGYVLRDFAEENREFETENGKIVILKECLFKF
- a CDS encoding KpsF/GutQ family sugar-phosphate isomerase, whose protein sequence is MKELKAVEIGKRVLIEEKNAIQDLISALDDSFNKAVELMLNAQGKVIVTGMGKSGHIGQKIAATLASTGTPSFFLHPAEAIHGDLGMISKGDVILAISNSGETPELLAIIPTIKRWGYKVISITNNPNSSLAKESDVHLFLNVKKEACPLNLAPTSSSTSTLALGDALAVALLELRGFTAEDFARFHPGGSLGKKLMRVYEIMHTGDELPIVKPDTPLKETVVVMSEKGFGASLVVNGDNNLVGIITDGDLRRFIKKGGSIDKSRTDDAMTENPKKITKEILVVEALEIMEKFNITVLPVVEEGKPIGLVHMHDILKSGVI
- a CDS encoding molybdenum cofactor biosynthesis protein MoaE → MGIPEVYIGEKWFDINEVLNSYRDKTCGAVDIFLGIPRSAPEDGDIKELHYEAYTSMAEKVIREIIKEAKEQFGIKHAVVHHRTGVVPVLVPSFLVVVWAGHRQEAFEACRYIVDETKARAPIWKKEVFTTGEESWK